The genomic window CGGCGCACGTTGCGGCACATCGCGGCGCCGGGGCTATTGGGGAACGCGCGCTCGTTGCGCGTGACGACCGTGTGCGCGTCGGCGAGTCGGTCGTTGTTCTTCAGGAACTTTCCCAACTCCGCCTCGGCCAGCCGCGAGATCTCATGGGCGGACGTGCGGCTAATGAAAGCCTGCATCGCCGCCTCGTAACGGGCGTCCTTGTCCTCCCCGACGGCGGCGTTTCGGCCGTACGTGAGCCGTGCGAGGTCGGCGTCGAAGAACGCCGAGCGGTCCGCGTCGCGTTCATGGAAACGCAGCAGCTGCTGCAGCAGGTCGAGCGCCTTGAGCTGGGGCGCGCTCGCGTCGCCCGCCGGGAGTTTCCAGCCGAGAAACGCGGCGGGGTCATCGAAGACGGGACCGGCGGCCTCGACCGTAAAGCCTGCCTCCGCGGCAGTGGGCGGCTGTTCGCCGGCCTGATAGAAGCTGAGCGCCTCGTGAGCGAGAAAGTCGAACAGCGTGGGGCGGTACGCATCGGGCGTGAGCGCCGGCGCGAGCAACTCGTTATAGGTCGCGATGGGCGTGGCCTGGAGCGTTGGCGCATCGGCGAGCGCCGCCTGAAAATGCCGGTCGATCTCCTCCAGAATCCGCGCGAGGTCCCAGGTGTTGAGGTCCGACCCCGGCGATACCGCCGTCCGGGTGCGTTGCATGAAGCGCCAGCGGTTCTGCTGGAAGTATTGCCAGTACCGATGCGCGAGGAGGGTCTCGAGCACGGGCTTCATCTCCATCGGCGCGGTGGCGACGGCCGCTTGCAGCCGGGTGATATGCTCCTCGGGTTTGTCGCCCTGAATCGCACTTTGGAGCGCGATCTTCTGCGCCAGCGCGCGGATGGCCTCAGGCCAGGCCTTGGCGGCGGTGGCGCGGGCGATGATGGGCTCGAGCCGCTCGATCGCGGTTTGCGGCAGGCGCGCGTCGATGGCTTCCTTCACAGCCTTCCACTCGGGGGAGGTGGGATCAGCCTCGACCGCGGGGGCGGAAACAGGCGCTGTGACGGGTGCCGGCTTGAACCTCGGTGCGGGCTTGGACGACGCCGCCTGGGCGGCGGGAAGGAGAGTCAGGGCGAGCAGGACGGCGGCAAAAGCGGGGGAACGCAGGTGCATGGCAGAAAAGTGAGGTGGATTGCGACAGCGGGTTGGGCGGAAAGTCGCAGGGGAGACAGGTGGGCGCAGTATTTCGCGGCGTTGACGGGTGGCAATCCAGGTTAACGGCCGGCGCGTAATGTTCTTAGGGGTCTCGCGCACGCGACGACGGCGGTCGCACCGCGGGGGCAGATTTCCGCCGCCGAAAACCTAGACTTTGGCCGACCCGGTCGCACCATCGGGCGTCCATGCCAAAGATCCTCCTCGTTGCCGAAAAGCCCGACGTGGCGCGCAGCCTCGCGGCGGCGCTGCTGGGCGGCAAATTCGAGGGCATCGGACCCCACCGGGGCAAGTTGCCCACGGGCGAGGAGGTGTCCGTCGTCAGCGGTCGCGGCCACCTGTTCGAGCTCGCGCCCCCGGAGTTCTACGATCCGAAGTACGGCCGCTGGAACGTGCACGACATTCCGATCCTGCCCACCCCGGGACCGGCGGGGAAATGGGCCTTCCAGCAGATCGAGCGCGAGGACGGCGCGCGTTACCTCCAGATCCTTCGCACGCAGATCGCGCAGCACCACGGCGAGGAAATCGTCAACGCGTGCGACGCCGGGCGGGAGGGCGAGGTGATTTTCCGCAAGATCATGCGCGGCTGCGGCGCGCGGGCGGACAGCAGGTACTCGCGCGTCTGGGCCCAGGAGACGACCGAGGAGGGCCTGCGCGAGGCGTTCGCCACCCGGATGCCGTCCGCGAGCAAGAACGGCCTCGGCCAGGCAGGGTTCACGCGCGACGAGGCCGACTGGCTCGTCGGCATGAACATCACCGTGCTCGCGCAGAAGACCCTCCCGCGCGGCCACGGCAAATGGAAGGTCTGGAGCGTCGGCCGCGTGCAGACACCCACGCTGGCGCTCGTCGATACGCGCGACCGGCTGATCGCGAACTTCAAGCCGCAGCCGTTCTGGGAGGCGTATGGGGTGTTCGACGGGCTCGAGGCCAAAGCCGACCTCGATGCCTACGCCGCCTCGCCCGACCGGCCGAAGCTGCTCGGCGCGCCGGAGGTTAACACCGAGCGCGAGAAGAAGGTGTTCTGGCACAAAGCCAAGGCGGAGACCTTCGCGGCCGCCGCGCGGGCGCCTGATGCGTACGACGTGGCCGAAAAGAAGTCGGTCCGCACGAGCAAGCCGCCGCTGCCGTTCAACCTGCAGGAGGTCCAGAAACTCTGCGCCAAACAGCGCGGGCTCACCGGCACGCAGACGCTCGAGGTGCTCCAGTCGCTCTACGAGGCACGCAAGCTCCTGAGTTACCCGCGAACCGACAGCCGCCACCTGCCGACGAAGCTCAAGGGCCGGTTGCACGAGGACCTCACCGCCGTGCTCGGCCATCTCAAGGCCACGCAGCCCGCGCTGCACCTGTGCACGCAGGAGATGATGCCGGCGGCGATCGCGGAGAAGTCGCGGGCGTTCGACGACAGCAAGATCACCGACCACTACGGCATCGTTCCCACGGGCAAGACCCACAGCATCAGCGAACTCACGCCCGACGAGCGCTTCGTCTTCCTCGCGGTGCTCAAGGCCACGCTCATGGCGCTCGACGAGCCGTCCCGCGCCAACGTCGTGACGCGCGTGTACACGCAGAAGGACGCGTCTGGCCCGTACGCCCCCGCGGTGTTCAAAATTGCGCGCGAGGAGCTCGATTATCCCGGCTACCAGCGCTGGGAACGCCCCGACAACCGCAAGGAGCGCAAGCCGCCCCTGCGGCCCATCGAGGGCGGCGTGGCGCACCTCGCCGAGGTACAGTTGCGCCAGAGCCAGACGAATCCACCCGAGCCCTACCGCGACGACACGCTGCTCGACGCGATGCTTTACGCCGGCGAGTCGTTCGAGACCGACGACCCCGAGCAGCAGGAGGCGATGATCGACATCCTGAAGGACAAGGGCATTGGCACCCCCGCCACGCGCGCCAACATCATCGACACGCTCGTCGAGCGCGGCTTCCTTGAGCGGCAGGGCAAGAACATCGTCACCACCGAGAACGGCCGGCTCCTGATCCGCGAACTGGGCAAGCGCATCCCGGAGTTCCTCTCCGCCAAGCTCACCGCCGAATGGGAGCTGACGCTGAAGCAGATGGAGCAGGGGACCGCCGCGATGAACCGCGTGCAGTTCCTCGACGCGCTCCTGGAGAAAATTCTCGTGATGAAAGACGCCTTCATCCGCAGCTCGCAGCGGGTGCTCGACGTTGGCGAGTCGGTGCCGATCACCGACGGCACGCCCGTGGCCGACGCGCTCTGCCCAAAGTCAGGGCAACCCTTGCTCGATCGCGGGCCGTTCTACGAGGCGCCAGGCTGGCCCGGCCTGCGGCTGTGGAAGCGGGCCTTCGGACGGGAGTTTCCCGTGACGGAGTACGTCGCGCTGCTCACCGCGGTGCACGGCGGCAAGCCGTATCATGGCACCGGCCTCAAGTCCGGCACCGGGCGCGAGTACGAGGCTGACATCGGCATCGATCCCGAGGGCAAGAAGCTGTGCCTGATCCTGCCGGAGCCGACGAAGGTGAAGGGCGTGAAGTGTCCGAAGTCCGGCAAGCTCTTCTTCGACCACGGCAACTACTTCATCGCGCCCGGCTGGCCGCAGGTGCGGCTCTACAAGCAGGCCTTTGGACGGACGTTCACCGCGGCGGACTACGTGCCGATCCTGCAGGGCTGGGACAGTGGGACGATTCTCACGGTCGACGGGCTGGTTTCGAAGAGCGGCAAGACCTACCGCGCGAAACTGATCGTCGATCCGGAAACGAACCGCGTCCGGCTCGACCTGCCCCCGCGCAACGGTCCGGCACCAACGCCACCGCCCGAGCCGCCGGCGTCGATGGCGCCGCAGCAGCCACAGGAACCTCCGCCGGCGGTGAGCGAAGCTTCAGCTGAACCGCTCCCTCCCGGACCGGAACTTGGGGAGCCGCCCTCCGCGTAGCGTCGGAATTCCAGGCCCCCGAGCCGCCTTACAGGAGGCAACAGAGGCAAGGGATGGTTCAGACAGGATGATCGTGAGCCGGCACGACGCTCTGTCGCGGCCGGTAGCCGTGAGATGTGAACCAGAGAGACCCCGACGGCATAGTGGAGACCGGGCGAGACGGGCAGGACACTGAGATCACCGAGCTCGGAGGAGGGCACGGAGCGCAGCCCCGTA from Opitutus sp. ER46 includes these protein-coding regions:
- a CDS encoding DNA topoisomerase, which produces MPKILLVAEKPDVARSLAAALLGGKFEGIGPHRGKLPTGEEVSVVSGRGHLFELAPPEFYDPKYGRWNVHDIPILPTPGPAGKWAFQQIEREDGARYLQILRTQIAQHHGEEIVNACDAGREGEVIFRKIMRGCGARADSRYSRVWAQETTEEGLREAFATRMPSASKNGLGQAGFTRDEADWLVGMNITVLAQKTLPRGHGKWKVWSVGRVQTPTLALVDTRDRLIANFKPQPFWEAYGVFDGLEAKADLDAYAASPDRPKLLGAPEVNTEREKKVFWHKAKAETFAAAARAPDAYDVAEKKSVRTSKPPLPFNLQEVQKLCAKQRGLTGTQTLEVLQSLYEARKLLSYPRTDSRHLPTKLKGRLHEDLTAVLGHLKATQPALHLCTQEMMPAAIAEKSRAFDDSKITDHYGIVPTGKTHSISELTPDERFVFLAVLKATLMALDEPSRANVVTRVYTQKDASGPYAPAVFKIAREELDYPGYQRWERPDNRKERKPPLRPIEGGVAHLAEVQLRQSQTNPPEPYRDDTLLDAMLYAGESFETDDPEQQEAMIDILKDKGIGTPATRANIIDTLVERGFLERQGKNIVTTENGRLLIRELGKRIPEFLSAKLTAEWELTLKQMEQGTAAMNRVQFLDALLEKILVMKDAFIRSSQRVLDVGESVPITDGTPVADALCPKSGQPLLDRGPFYEAPGWPGLRLWKRAFGREFPVTEYVALLTAVHGGKPYHGTGLKSGTGREYEADIGIDPEGKKLCLILPEPTKVKGVKCPKSGKLFFDHGNYFIAPGWPQVRLYKQAFGRTFTAADYVPILQGWDSGTILTVDGLVSKSGKTYRAKLIVDPETNRVRLDLPPRNGPAPTPPPEPPASMAPQQPQEPPPAVSEASAEPLPPGPELGEPPSA